The genomic region ATTTTTTGTACAGCAAAATTGAACAAAACCAACAGAGcttaaaaatttgttttccCTCATTCATTTCAGTGTGTTGTTGTAAAAAACAGCAACTCCTTTGCAATAACCTGTTGTTAGTTGATTTGCTATTTTTTATCGTACTCTGAACGAAAAATGTGCCGTAGGCGTTCATATTTTTAAAGTAATTTTCAGATTTTACAAATGTGTTGAAATAAACTGGTTTCTCGGTGAATGTCGAATTTTTGATCTTTTATTTCGTAAAATCCCTGTTTGATCTACAACAGCCAACCGACGGGTAATACATATTTGTCGACGATTTTTAATTTGCGATGCCGGGATAAACAAGTTTTTACAGGATATCAGACCTGCTCAGAAACGAAATGGTACTACAGAAACGGTCGGTTACAGAAAAATTCGACAAATCGTCGGCGAGTTCTGCGACTTGGTCAAACGATATTACGCTACACCGAGAATAGACGTTTCTCTATATTTTTCTTTcacgtttattttttttttttattcgctgACCCACATTGTTCGCGGTTCTTTGTTTTGAAAAAACGCCACGTACTGGGAAAAGTTAACTTTTGAAATCGAAATCCCGTTCCATAGATATAATCTTCCGCGCAGGTAACGGTCGCGTCACGTTCTCCtcttaaaaaaagagaatttccTGCGGGAATTGTTCTTCATAGTTCCTTTTCGGTAAATGAACGCTGAAGAACTAGAAGTGATAACTTTCTACTgcgttataaaaaaaaaaacgagaacgTATTGAAACCAGAGTTGGacattattcaaattatttcaaatataaatatttacctAAAATAATTATCctaatgaattttttttagtcgaatattttattccactaacaattattcattatttgtaacaaattattctatctatttattccaataattcttcattctttattcgaatgaattattcgagtagAGATTGTAAAgtcgttcgaataataatgtcGTAAATATGAATCCTGGAATGTATAAATAACTCCTGCACCCGAGGAACAATTCCTAAGTTATGCACCGACGATTAATCTATACAAAGGAAACATACTTTCCTATGCAGCAGTTGAAAAAAAAGTAATTGTAAATTAACatggaagaaattaataataaactatggAAAAGCACTATATTCTATAATTTGTGTTCAAATCAATTATCTTCCGAATTAATTCCTTAATTCTTATTTGtatgaaattttttttttttgctgaataaaatctttttgaatttttgctgaataaaatcttattcagataaattgttatctagataaattttcattcgataatgtcgaataatattttattcgttaatcCTTATCTCTTATCCATCatctgaataaaatttttcCCAGCCCTAATTAAAACATATTAGGCGATCATTATCGTCATAAAATTCAACATAATAGTTCATAGCTCAATTGTCTTTATTTCTTGTAGATATTATAACTGAGTCTTCTGAAATATGCTATAGTGAATTTCACGAAGGAACACAGAGTCGTAATACAGTAGAGATTCTCTTGTCTGAaagtttatttttgtaatatcctgatactaaaacattctattatctaaaaatttaattcaaGTTCTCTACTGAGCGATaatatatctaaataatacaatgattagataatgGAACATTTGTATatcagaatattgtaaaaataaatgttcggataagggagCGCCAATTGTACtggaattttattttcaatctacAGTAAAATCTACAGTAATTTGTCTGAAACATATCAAAATGCTGGAAATCGGAGAAAATTGAGATTTGCAAAGAACGATTTTAatgtgaaaatatttatttgaaacattGTGTCTAAGGATTATTATCTTTTGCTATATACAGTGGGGTGAATTAAGGTTACACTAAGCTTGTTCTGATAACTTTTTATTTTATCGAACATTAAAGATCCTAATAAAGAATTCTTGTTTCAGGAATTCAATGTTGCTAAAGAGAAACGCGCTGTGCAGCCATGCTCCTCGGTGGTGGTCGAATCTGGTAAGATTATTCCCTCCAGAATTCTAAATAAACGCCAGCGAACCTCGACTCTTTTATGAAACGAGGAATAAACGAGCTTTCCGTAAAACAATCTTTCTTTATAAACTGTACAAATGAACATCATCTGTTTATTCTCTTCATAAAAAGCAACACTAATAAATCGAATCTGGAATTTCCATCCCAAGTAACTTTAATACAATTGAATCAGCATCACAGTACCTTCAGAAACTTTCGTTTTCTCAGAATCGAATACTAAATAAAGTCTATTCTCTAGAAGATTAAAACGAATGTTGGGAATTTACGGGAACTTTCTTAATCAAGCTGACCAGCGGGTCAGTGGTAGATATAATACTTACTTTATGACAGAGAACTGCGTCTAATTGTACGAGAGTTCGATTAGCCCTTAAATGATGTAAAACGCTGATGTAAAAACAATTCGTCCTTTGGACAATAATCATTTCCGACGAATTTACATCGGTGAATAAACTAGCTCCCGGGAGACAAAAATTCGTCGAATCGTGTTAGGTCCTAACTAATCCTCGCCTGTTGCCGCACGTCAAAATGGCGGATGGCGAAACGTGTGCAGGATGCAGAAACGGGGATGTCCCTTTGCTTGGCTCTCTACGATCGAAATTCTGATCCCGGATAACTTGGTCAGCAGGGAACAATACGATCGCGAGAACGTGAAAGCAGACCAATTGTCTGTGCAAGAATGAACTCTCGCAATAATCAATTGAAAGGTCGCAATATCGGTTTGTACAGAATACAATTTGGAGCGCAGCAACAGATTAATTTATCTAAATGACCGACTCTGGAACCTCCCGCATTGCAATCTGAAAGTTTCAAATTGGAATTCACTGTAGGCGTGATCATCTTTGAGCATATCGATCGTCGACTCGGAAACAGCAGAAGTTCGATGGAATCAACGCAAGTCAAATTAAGTTTGTGTATATCATTATGTTATAATTGTATGACATTTAATAGGAGATTATATCTGCAAAGACTGTTTCTGAAAGTTTTGATCCTGaacgttaattaattaattgctaTTTGAATCCGCTTAAACTTTGCAGACCGTGATCGGAAATGAACTTTTAAACCTGTGCAAATAATTGAACGCATTAAAATACGTATTGTGATTCAAACAATTTTTGAAGCTTGCATTGCGTTTGGCACTTTTTCTAGACGACTTTCTGATTCGCTTTAAAAGCACAGGAAACGTCAACGTAAAACCCGACGTTTCAAGTTTATTCGCTCTCTTAAAATATACTACGATGTCTCGTAAAAAGAGCCGTAACTACCGGTGCGTCAACGAGTGAACATGAACCAATAAACGCGAAGCAATTATACGTATCGTGCTCGCcacattaaatatttaattggaAAATCGACTTAAGGGGAGCCCGCAATTTTCCACATAGTACATTTTGCGTTCTTCGTATTAAATATTTCATTGAGAAACCCTGCTTGGAGACTTTCATGTATGATCTAATTTTCTAAGAATTAACAACCTTTTATTTAACAAAAAGAAAGTCGACTGAATTATCTATACAGCAAAAGTTCGTATTTTTTTTTCTATCTGAGGCTTCAATCAAAACTAAGACAAGATATTTGAattatttgattaataaaaGATCGACATATATATTATTCCAATTATTATCtctcatattatatcatatattattagatCATTATCTCTATTTTTAGAGAATTATCTCTAAAAATCAATAACAATTAGCGGCAAAGGCCAAGTACGAAATACCGAAAAAACTTCGCCTGCAAGGAATTAAAGTGTTAATCTGTTCAGCCGGTTTTCTTTCCCTCTGCCTAAGTAGCTTACGAGATAAGAATTGTTGCCGCGGCGACAGTGGGGATAATAGGGTGTAAAACACCGGGATAATTCCTCTTTGCTGACACGCGATTACCTTGAATTCCGGGTTGATGCAGGGAGTCTGCCGCATCAGAGCCGAAGCTACCCGAGCGGAAGCAGCGGAAGTGGAGGAAGCAGTGGTCGGTTGTACACCAGGACTTCGTCGGTCAGCTCTCAAAGTTCTTTGGAAGGACAACCAGGACATCGAAGCTCATCCCACACGAGGTCCTTCGGGCCTGACGGACGCCATCATCATCATCGCGAACCCCTGCATACCGCCTCCTCCTACCCGCCCAGCAGAAGTTCAAGGTCAGCTCCTCGTACACTGAAAAAAGTCATTTGCACTTTTCATTAGATTGCAATCTGCCGTAGAAACTTCAGTATCGAGTGGCTACAAATAAAACTGATCTTTACTGTGCACGAAATGAATACATAATACGTGAAATGCGCACAATTTTGGCATTCAACGTATTGTTAGGTCCTGGTTAGAACGCTAAAAATGAGATCATTTTTACGATTAATTTTTGCCCCTAAAGAAATTTGTAGTAATTCTTTATGATGCTTATACAATGATTTACCTGGTACTTGAAAAATACATACTTAAGTAACAATTTTTCTACACACTCCActtaaaacaatgaaaataagCTGCGACATTTTTTGAAAGAAACCACAAATTGGTTCATTTTGAAACATTAAGGATAATTGAAGGAATAATTTAAGGAACGTACGTGAATTCTTTAGCTGACAAATACAGATGTATAAAGACAATTATCATTAGATTGCAGATCTGTATGCTGTATAACAATGGTGAAACTTTATCGATCAAATGAACCATGAGCAAAATAGAAATCGACAATAACATTTCCGCTCACTCGTTGTATAAAGAATGTTTAATGGATAGCAGTCTACTTGTAACAAAGTTGCAAACGGTCAGATCAACCTATCGACACACAGTTCACTCGAAGCTGCGATTCGAGGCAGATCGAATTCTCTGCCAGGTTTCCCGAAATTGAACGTATTAAAATTGCTTCGATTGACTCGATTTGCCAGGACAAATTATTGGATCGGCCGTCCAATAACGCTACCCGGGCGATAAAACTCGGCGAGTTATTAACGCGATATCGTGGACGGTAGGCCGGTATCGCTGAACAGATGGTCGATGTTTAAATATCGATGCGTCGGGAAGGGAAGGCAGATGTCGATCATTTGCCAGCCCGAGTTCAACGTTAACTCGCGTGTAAACGCCGCGCCATGAAAAGTAATTAAATGGATCGAAACGACCGCTGCCGGACAACAATTTACGTTGACTACACCAGGAGCTGGTTCCGCGAAAATGGATTCGTTAGTTTGAAGCTCCGCCCGGACTGGAAGACCTTCGCCTCGACGTGGAAACTCGTTACTTCGGGATTCCGTTCGCACGATTTCACCATGAATTTGTTTCCTGCGGATATCCATAATCGTTTCCCATGCTGACAATATAGACTGGACTCCTGACGGAATAAAGTTGCAGAGAATCGCGGGGTAGAGATTACTGTTACAATCGAATTCTATTTTGTCATTCTGAAGTTACTTAGCGTTTGTAATTACTAggctgcggatttgatgcattttagACAAAAATGAGCGGATGAATCCTAAAACTAGTAGTGAcattattagaagaatttaacaattcgattgtattatttataattcgttGAAATCATTCAAGACACAGGGATCAATGTCTATTCATTTCCTGTTCCGTGAAATCGAGGCAGAAACGTTTTATtctgcatgaagatccgcagtctaataattacagtAGAACACCTTAAAAGTGATCTGaacataatattatttattctgtACATCAATCGGCACTTTACTTATGTAACTGTTCTGTTATGCTGTTATCACAGCATAAAAGTTACACcataaaattgttattacatTCTCAAAAGCATCAGATAGGCACAGAGATTTTGTATCAGAGCAATGCGACAATAAACTAAGCCAGAATGCTAAAGAAACTATCTAACTAACAATGAGCTAAAGAAAGAAGTTACTCCTGTAACCTTGAGtaaaaaatgttaaatatttcgtgtGCCTGGGACCTGTAAAAAGAGACCCAATATTTTAGAATGAGCACATAGGTCATACGAATGTTGGATACGAAGTTGCTGTAGTTGAAATGTCAGCAACTCGTTTTTAATTCCGTGGAGAGGTTTAGTGGCAATTAAAATCGATACTGTCAAAAATTAAGATGCACCACGTAGAGAAATCCTATGCACACAGATCACCATCACCTGGCCGTGCAGCATCGCTAGATGCACGTTGCGGAAGTCCAGCCAGTTGTTCCGGAAGCCTTCTGAGCAGCAACGCGTCACGCTCCCAGAGCTCTCTGTCCTCTCTGGCAACAGGTGTGAGCTCATCCTGCGGGGGCTCTTCGATAAGCGTTGCCCACGGAGCTTCCAGATCAGCTGGCAGAAGCCTCTCGCCCCTTCTTATTCCACCGTTGCGTACATCTGGAAGGTGAGAGACCTCGAGAACCGGATTACGCGCGAAATCACTTTGACGCTTGCCTGCTTTTCATCTGGCTACCATTGCACACCGTTTCTTTCCTCCTTTCTAGATGTTTGCATGTGGTAACAGTGATAACTATATCatagatgtttatgcaaatgcataATCTAATTTTAGAAAATTGTAGTCGAGAACAAGTGCATTCCTCAAAGAAGTGAAAAATTTCATTGAACCTTTTTCTAGAGTTTTAGAAGACGCATGATACATAACTATAAATCCACTCAAAAATGTTTAGTTTTTATACATTGTAGTTAATCAATGAAGTATGCCATATTTGGGATTGAATCGGAAAACGATATTTTTCTAAAATGGGATCAATTTTATTAGATGAGAATAGAAAAACAGAAAGGAAATAATTTATTCTTGCTTCATAATTAAAGAAGCAACAGAATAGAACACTTTATTACACAAGAATCCAACGAAAAACAATAAagcaataaaatgaaattataacaatttagtAATGCGTGTCGTTTAGTAATCCGCCTCTACATTCAGTGAGTTCTAATATTCGAACAAAACTGACCATCTATCTACGAAAAACGACCTTTAGAATTTTGGTTCTGTAATTATGAAACACTAACGAACTTGAAAATTACATTTAAAAAGATACATTGTTTCTCAATACGATTTCGGGTATGGCATATTTCATTCATTATATTAATACCTATGTATAAGAACTGAAAATATTTTAGTGGTTTTATATTTATGAGACGTAGTGTAGTATAAATGTATGAACTCCGTAATGTAGTTACCGTTGAAACTGGTAAAGTGTTCTAAATGATTTTAGGTTTCTTATTTTAAGGTCGACCAATTGATACAGCTTGACATCGTTTTTGACATCGTGTTCAATAAAAACTTGGCTTATCTATTCTACGAATGCTAATTCTCAATTTGTGTGCGCAGTGTTCTGGTCCTGTTACTAGAATATGGATAATTAAGGCATTGTCTTTTTCATTTTTGGTGCAATAGTGAGGGTGGGCCGCAGCCTCCAGCTTCGCCATTGGGTTCCATTCAGCCTGATCTCTATTTGCCGAGAAACGGTCCCATTTTCCTAAAATCTCTCGGGTATGCGacaattttaaacttaaatttcCCATAAATTACCACAAATTTAGTTACTCGAATGAACAAACTaacttttcaatgaaattttaaaGAAGTGGTAGTACTATTTGCAAATAAGAGATATTgcatttttatagaaatattactttttatattatttttcctTTATACAACTTTTGTTCATTCTTCTGAAAATATTTTCGTTTACGAAAaaaatttctaatttctgaacGCTATTACATCGCTTCATAGTTTTAAAACCAAAATTAGTAAAGAATTAGAAGAGTCGTGAAGCTGTAGTTCTTTGGACACTATTATATCGATTTACAGTTTCAAAGTGCGTATACAGAATTTCTTAAATACTGAAGCTTTATGATGATGAATACATACATTCTGATGGCTCACACAAGGATAGACTGATGAAGATGAACGGAATTTTAGGAACGGCAAGAGCCTAGGTCGATTACACTTGCGGTTTAAGTACGACTTCAATCGATCGGACCTGCACGTTCACCTGATCGAGGCACACAACCTGGCTGGCACTGATCAAGGAGGATTCAACGAACCTTACGTGAAGTTGACTCTCACCCCTGTGGTGGACTCGAGGAAACGAGAGACACAGATATACCGTAACGAGGCGAACCCGTTCTTCGATCAGCAATTCAAGTTCCCTGTCAGCCATGATGAATTCCACGATAAAACCCTCGTTCTGCAGGCAATTACCACGAATATATATCTTTATTCGGCAATCGATCTGTCACAATCTATCATGCTACAGACGTAATATACCACGCACCCTTTTGCATATGGCGAGCCACATAATTGAACACGCCCTGCCACCTCTTTTCGTAAACGAATATGTCAACATTTATGACGAGATTTAACAAAAATTGATGCCGCTTCTTCATAGTGATTAAGACATAACATCAGGCATATCCTTAAAAGCTATGAAAAGAATTTCCACATCTTTTCTTAAATTGTCTGTTCACGCACGttactttgaaaataaatcgtaagGCAAAGGGTTATACTGAATAGTATAACGCAACATAAAGCGAAAAAACAACCTTAAGGATAATTAACTCAATTTAAATTTGATCTATATAAAAACTTCTAAATATTTTTTCTAGAAACTAGAAACT from Megalopta genalis isolate 19385.01 chromosome 3, iyMegGena1_principal, whole genome shotgun sequence harbors:
- the Sytbeta gene encoding synaptotagmin beta isoform X1, yielding MVTSAIFGAAAGTGLALVVAVTIVVYRYYSVKRKGTYWSNLDRWPDPPATRRPEPRQEDPLQQSHAATSSHVLNCWNKQQKNYCAVQSGEFNVAKEKRAVQPCSSVVVESGSLPHQSRSYPSGSSGSGGSSGRLYTRTSSVSSQSSLEGQPGHRSSSHTRSFGPDGRHHHHREPLHTASSYPPSRSSRSPSPGRAASLDARCGSPASCSGSLLSSNASRSQSSLSSLATGVSSSCGGSSISVAHGASRSAGRSLSPLLIPPLRTSGSEGGPQPPASPLGSIQPDLYLPRNGPIFLKSLGNGKSLGRLHLRFKYDFNRSDLHVHLIEAHNLAGTDQGGFNEPYVKLTLTPVVDSRKRETQIYRNEANPFFDQQFKFPVSHDEFHDKTLVLQVLDYDRFSRNDIVGSVKVPLNILRLDSPSSTEEVWGQIERERKPPEQIQEVLLSLSYLPSAERLKVVIVEARNLFPPQEKETLNSFVKVNLLCAEKRMKKKTTVKKATTSPMWNEAMSFDIPSSSLASSAIEVRVMDSSNEFIGGNAIVGSCIIGPATGAIPGVENSGSQGREHWLHMTQSPRETIQMWHTLH
- the Sytbeta gene encoding synaptotagmin beta isoform X2 encodes the protein MTGVATIRDKWAQRGRRSPLSSVANTDSADSTTSTSSEEFNVAKEKRAVQPCSSVVVESGSLPHQSRSYPSGSSGSGGSSGRLYTRTSSVSSQSSLEGQPGHRSSSHTRSFGPDGRHHHHREPLHTASSYPPSRSSRSPSPGRAASLDARCGSPASCSGSLLSSNASRSQSSLSSLATGVSSSCGGSSISVAHGASRSAGRSLSPLLIPPLRTSGSEGGPQPPASPLGSIQPDLYLPRNGPIFLKSLGNGKSLGRLHLRFKYDFNRSDLHVHLIEAHNLAGTDQGGFNEPYVKLTLTPVVDSRKRETQIYRNEANPFFDQQFKFPVSHDEFHDKTLVLQVLDYDRFSRNDIVGSVKVPLNILRLDSPSSTEEVWGQIERERKPPEQIQEVLLSLSYLPSAERLKVVIVEARNLFPPQEKETLNSFVKVNLLCAEKRMKKKTTVKKATTSPMWNEAMSFDIPSSSLASSAIEVRVMDSSNEFIGGNAIVGSCIIGPATGAIPGVENSGSQGREHWLHMTQSPRETIQMWHTLH